From the genome of Pelobates fuscus isolate aPelFus1 chromosome 6, aPelFus1.pri, whole genome shotgun sequence, one region includes:
- the MC3R gene encoding melanocortin receptor 3 produces the protein MNTSSYIFSVQSVLLNGTLDINENRSLVNLSSIGFCEQIFIKSEVFLTLGIISLLENILVILAILKNKNLHSPMYFFLCSLAVADMLVSVSNALETIVITFQSKYVFIGEQLLRQLDNIFDSLICISLVASICNLLVIAIDRYITIFYALRYHSIMTVKKAISLIVVIWISCIICGIVFIVYSESTTVIVCLITMFFTMLVLMATMYVHMFLFARLHVKRIAALPVDGVVQHRTCMKGAITITILLGVFVVCWAPFFLHLILIISCPSNSFCVCYTAYFNTYLILIMCNSVIDPLIYAFRSMEMRKTFKEIICCYGMNFAKCG, from the coding sequence ATGAATACATCAAGTTACATCTTCTCTGTACAGTCTGTCCTGCTCAATGGGACCTTGGACATCAATGAGAACCGTTCTCTGGTAAACCTCAGCTCGATTGGGTTCTGCGAACAGATCTTCATAAAGTCTGAGGTTTTTCTCACCCTGGGGATTATCAGTTTGTTGGAAAATATCCTTGTTATCCTTGCCATACTTAAGAACAAGAATCTCCATTCCCCCATGTACTTTTTCCTTTGTAGCCTCGCTGTGGCTGATATGCTGGTCAGTGTCTCCAATGCTTTGGAAACCATCGTAATAACATTTCAAAGTAAATATGTGTTCATAGGAGAGCAACTTCTACGTCAGTTGGACAATATCTTTGACTCTCTGATCTGTATTTCATTGGTAGCGTCTATATGCAACCTCTTGGTTATTGCCATAGACAGGTATATAACGATCTTCTACGCCCTCCGGTACCATAGCATCATGACGGTGAAGAAAGCCATATCCTTGATTGTAGTGATTTGGATATCTTGTATCATTTGTGGCATTGTGTTCATTGTCTACTCTGAGAGCACgactgtcattgtgtgtctcaTTACCATGTTTTTTACCATGCTCGTACTCATGGCTACCATGTATGTGCACATGTTCCTGTTTGCTCGTCTGCACGTGAAACGGATTGCCGCTCTTCCGGTGGATGGCGTGGTCCAGCACAGGACATGTATGAAAGGCGCCATCACCATCACAATTTTACTTGGAGTGTTTGTTGTGTGTTGGGCTCCTTTTTTTCTGCACCTCATTCTCATCATATCTTGCCCATCTAATTCCTTCTGTGTTTGCTACACTGCTTATTTCAACACGTATTTAATCCTCATTATGTGTAATTCAGTCATAGACCCTCTGATTTACGCTTTCCGCAGCATGGAAATGCGCAAAACCTTCAAAGAAATCATATGTTGCTATGGTATGAATTTTGCCAAGTGTGGCTAA